From the genome of Virgibacillus siamensis, one region includes:
- a CDS encoding GAF domain-containing protein — MFQTTAYSGEKVKDYEMLLKQLTALTEDENDVIANLSNASALLNQFLHDVNWVGFYLWKEDQLVLGPFQGLPACLRIDYGKGVCGTAISTGESQVVEDVTKFPGHIACDSASKSEIVIPLKVNGEIFGVLDIDSPSTNRFDETDREYLEKFGKIVEGFGK, encoded by the coding sequence ATGTTTCAGACGACAGCATATTCAGGTGAAAAAGTAAAAGACTACGAAATGTTATTAAAACAACTTACAGCATTGACAGAGGACGAAAACGATGTAATTGCGAATCTTTCCAATGCATCGGCACTGTTGAATCAGTTTTTGCACGATGTGAATTGGGTAGGATTTTATCTGTGGAAGGAAGACCAGCTTGTACTGGGACCATTCCAGGGGCTGCCGGCCTGTCTGCGGATTGATTATGGAAAAGGTGTTTGTGGAACAGCCATCAGTACAGGGGAGTCCCAGGTTGTCGAAGATGTTACGAAATTCCCGGGGCATATCGCCTGTGACAGTGCAAGTAAATCTGAGATTGTCATCCCATTGAAGGTTAACGGTGAAATCTTTGGTGTTTTGGATATCGACAGCCCAAGTACAAACCGTTTTGATGAGACCGATCGGGAATACCTTGAAAAGTTTGGAAAGATTGTCGAAGGATTTGGGAAATAG
- a CDS encoding NAD kinase, producing the protein MHKKRNNIYLYQLTELPEEQLASLVQTAERNDFKIVDQADDANIIMSVGGDGAFLQAVRKTGFRQDCLYTGLTRSNESGLYCDFNMDNMSDMLHTMEHEALEVRRFPVIDVKINDQSSFHCLNEISIRSTIIKTIVIEVYIDDLHFETFRGDGLIVATPTGSTGYNKSTGGSIVDPKLPCFQVSELASLNNNRYRTLGSPFLLNKDRELTLKVVQDGNDYPIIGLDNEAHPIRNIRSLNITLSNKVIKTVKLKNNSYWSRVKRTFL; encoded by the coding sequence ATGCATAAAAAACGAAACAACATATACTTGTATCAGCTTACTGAATTACCGGAAGAACAGTTAGCATCTTTGGTTCAAACCGCTGAAAGGAACGATTTCAAAATTGTTGATCAAGCAGATGATGCCAATATCATCATGAGTGTCGGAGGTGATGGCGCGTTTCTACAGGCTGTGCGGAAAACCGGGTTTCGACAGGATTGCTTATATACCGGTCTGACACGCTCAAATGAATCCGGATTATATTGTGATTTTAATATGGATAACATGAGTGACATGCTGCATACGATGGAACATGAAGCTCTTGAAGTTCGCCGATTTCCTGTCATCGATGTGAAAATCAACGATCAGTCATCCTTTCATTGTCTGAATGAAATCAGTATTCGTTCCACTATTATAAAGACAATTGTTATCGAGGTTTATATCGATGATTTGCATTTTGAAACATTCAGGGGAGATGGATTGATTGTTGCAACTCCGACTGGGAGTACTGGTTACAATAAATCGACCGGGGGATCCATTGTTGACCCAAAACTTCCCTGTTTCCAGGTATCTGAGCTAGCATCTCTGAATAACAACCGCTATCGGACACTTGGTTCGCCATTTTTGCTGAACAAAGACAGAGAATTAACCCTTAAAGTCGTCCAGGATGGAAATGACTACCCTATTATCGGACTTGATAATGAAGCACATCCCATTCGCAATATAAGATCATTAAATATTACGCTCAGCAACAAAGTTATTAAAACGGTAAAACTAAAAAACAATTCTTACTGGTCCAGAGTAAAGCGGACATTTTTATAG
- the thiI gene encoding tRNA uracil 4-sulfurtransferase ThiI yields the protein MEYDHILIRYGEMALKGKNRKRFIIQLQNNLKSKLKEFPGVKVKRTQGRMFVLLNGHEPDPVMETCKNVFGIQSLSLAVKVPNEAEDIKSAALWALTNSEQTRTFKISVKRIDKTFPIRSQDMNQVLGGHLLQNTEGYTVDVHHPDLEIKVEIRNEATYLTSNVVKGLGGLPVGTSGKSLLLLSGGIDSPVAGFLAMKRGVQIEAIHFHSPPFTSDRAKQKVLDLAEKLTKYGNAVNVHVVPFTKLQQHIFRTMPDGYAMTIMRRMMFRISEKVCTKQSILSMTTGESLGQVASQTMESMNAINEVTTIPIIRPLVAMDKDDIVQVSRKINTYDISIRPYEDCCTIFVSKSPKTRPGREKINQFESQEDFTELIDEAVNGIEVIKLTGEKKTEDEFSDLF from the coding sequence ATGGAATATGATCATATATTAATTCGCTACGGTGAAATGGCCCTAAAAGGAAAAAACAGAAAACGGTTTATTATACAGCTTCAAAACAATCTGAAAAGCAAATTGAAGGAATTTCCAGGTGTAAAGGTAAAACGGACCCAAGGCAGGATGTTTGTCTTACTGAATGGACATGAGCCGGATCCGGTTATGGAAACATGCAAAAACGTCTTTGGAATTCAAAGTCTCAGCCTTGCTGTTAAAGTACCCAATGAAGCAGAGGATATAAAAAGTGCGGCATTATGGGCACTTACCAACAGCGAACAGACCCGGACATTTAAAATTTCCGTCAAACGGATTGATAAAACCTTTCCAATCCGCTCGCAGGATATGAATCAGGTACTTGGGGGACATTTACTTCAAAACACAGAAGGGTATACCGTTGATGTTCATCATCCGGATTTGGAAATCAAAGTGGAAATCAGGAACGAAGCCACCTACCTGACATCAAATGTTGTTAAAGGACTTGGAGGTTTGCCTGTTGGCACATCGGGTAAATCTTTGTTGCTTTTATCGGGCGGTATTGATAGTCCTGTTGCAGGTTTTCTGGCGATGAAACGTGGTGTGCAGATAGAAGCGATACATTTCCATTCGCCGCCATTTACCAGTGATCGTGCCAAACAGAAAGTGCTGGACTTGGCTGAGAAACTTACCAAATACGGAAATGCGGTAAATGTGCATGTCGTTCCATTTACAAAGCTGCAGCAGCATATTTTTCGCACGATGCCGGACGGATATGCCATGACAATTATGCGCAGGATGATGTTTCGCATCAGTGAGAAGGTCTGTACAAAACAGTCAATTCTTTCCATGACAACCGGTGAAAGCCTTGGACAGGTTGCGAGTCAGACAATGGAAAGCATGAATGCTATAAATGAGGTTACGACAATACCAATTATTCGTCCGTTAGTTGCGATGGACAAGGATGATATCGTACAAGTTTCCAGGAAAATTAATACGTATGATATTTCAATCAGACCATATGAAGATTGCTGTACGATATTCGTGTCAAAATCACCGAAAACAAGACCAGGCAGGGAAAAAATCAATCAATTTGAGTCCCAGGAAGATTTTACGGAATTGATTGACGAAGCAGTTAATGGAATCGAAGTGATAAAACTGACGGGAGAAAAGAAGACAGAAGATGAATTTAGCGATTTGTTTTGA
- a CDS encoding amidohydrolase: protein MGRLWFGGSIYTMENEGDAVEAVYTEGGFIKAVGTYERLYHDYFDRIDNEVNLKGKMMLPGLIDSHLHIIQYGEKLLRLDLSQMKSSAEVKEALMNRTANLAEGEWLIGEGWNENQWDEPVILSRKELDDICPDNPMMLSRVCRHALLANSKAMELSQVTSDTPDPQGGIIMRNEKGYPEGYFMDTAQDLIKASMPEVSQEYLQQVIKIAVDDLLSKGLVGGHSEDLNYYGGFNKTYQAFMHAVNGNNKKFKAHLLVHHEVLDNMIEENLGFLDGTTYIELGAVKIFSDGALGGRTAWLSSDYNDDAGNAGVAIHSIENLEKIVQKARKYGLPIAVHAIGDRAAEVIISFMKKYPLQNGARDRLIHGQMLNERALKTLSELPVIVDIQPSFVASDFPWVLDRIGKDRLEFAYAWKKMLDEGVICAGGSDAPIEEPNPLLGIQAAVLRKSTFDGNEYLPDEKLSLFDAVRLYTVGSAHAISQENYRGIIKEGYTADFTILEEDIFQTDPVKLHETEVSMTVVDGDIVYEKTPYRL from the coding sequence ATGGGAAGACTTTGGTTTGGCGGTTCAATTTATACAATGGAAAATGAAGGGGATGCTGTGGAGGCCGTGTATACTGAAGGCGGCTTTATAAAGGCAGTCGGGACATACGAGCGCCTGTATCATGATTATTTTGACAGGATAGACAACGAGGTGAACCTGAAAGGAAAAATGATGCTTCCAGGGCTGATAGACAGTCATTTACATATTATTCAGTACGGGGAAAAATTGCTTCGTCTCGATTTATCACAGATGAAGTCGTCAGCTGAAGTGAAGGAAGCGTTAATGAATCGTACAGCTAACTTAGCTGAAGGTGAATGGCTAATCGGGGAAGGCTGGAATGAAAATCAGTGGGATGAACCAGTCATTTTATCAAGAAAAGAATTGGATGATATTTGTCCGGATAATCCGATGATGCTCTCAAGGGTTTGCCGGCATGCCTTACTGGCTAACTCAAAGGCTATGGAATTATCCCAGGTTACCAGTGATACTCCTGATCCACAAGGCGGCATTATTATGCGCAATGAAAAGGGATATCCGGAAGGCTACTTTATGGATACTGCTCAGGATTTAATAAAAGCCTCGATGCCGGAAGTTTCCCAGGAATATTTGCAGCAGGTTATCAAGATTGCAGTGGATGATTTGCTATCCAAAGGTTTGGTTGGCGGGCATAGTGAGGATTTGAATTACTATGGAGGGTTTAACAAGACATATCAGGCATTTATGCACGCGGTTAACGGAAATAATAAAAAATTCAAAGCCCATTTGCTTGTTCACCATGAAGTCTTGGATAATATGATTGAAGAGAATTTAGGATTTTTGGATGGTACTACATATATTGAATTAGGTGCAGTAAAGATTTTTTCAGACGGTGCGTTGGGTGGACGCACTGCATGGCTGAGCAGTGACTATAATGATGATGCCGGGAATGCAGGTGTCGCAATTCACAGTATCGAGAATCTTGAAAAAATTGTACAAAAGGCGAGAAAATACGGCCTTCCCATTGCAGTTCACGCTATTGGCGACCGGGCTGCAGAAGTAATTATATCGTTCATGAAAAAGTATCCGTTGCAAAATGGTGCACGGGATCGCTTAATCCACGGACAAATGCTGAATGAGCGGGCATTGAAAACATTGTCTGAATTACCGGTGATTGTAGACATTCAGCCCTCTTTTGTTGCATCTGATTTTCCATGGGTGCTTGACAGGATTGGGAAGGATAGACTGGAATTTGCATATGCCTGGAAGAAAATGCTTGATGAAGGTGTAATTTGTGCCGGTGGGTCTGACGCCCCGATTGAGGAGCCCAATCCGCTTCTGGGCATCCAGGCTGCTGTTCTGCGAAAATCAACCTTTGACGGGAATGAATATTTGCCTGACGAAAAACTGTCCTTATTTGATGCTGTACGATTGTATACAGTTGGAAGTGCACATGCTATCAGCCAGGAAAATTATCGTGGCATCATAAAAGAAGGATATACAGCTGACTTTACCATTTTGGAGGAGGATATTTTTCAAACTGATCCGGTAAAACTTCACGAAACAGAAGTCTCCATGACCGTAGTGGATGGTGATATTGTATATGAAAAAACGCCATACCGGCTTTAA
- a CDS encoding alpha/beta-type small acid-soluble spore protein, with the protein MANNNSNQILVPGVEQALDQMKMEIASEFGVQLSADNTSRANGSVGGEITKRLVQTAEQQFGGMQQ; encoded by the coding sequence ATGGCTAACAATAACTCAAATCAAATCCTGGTACCTGGCGTAGAGCAGGCACTGGATCAAATGAAAATGGAAATTGCATCAGAATTTGGTGTGCAGCTAAGTGCTGACAACACTTCACGCGCGAATGGTTCAGTTGGCGGAGAAATTACGAAGCGTCTTGTTCAAACAGCTGAACAGCAATTTGGCGGTATGCAACAATAA
- the rpsD gene encoding 30S ribosomal protein S4, which translates to MSRYTDSIWKKSRRLGISLTGTGKELDKRPYAPGQHGPNQRKKISEFGLQQQEKQKLRFMYGLNERQFRNLFNKAGKMKGVHGENFMILLESRLDNLVYRLGLARTRRQSRQLVNHGHVTVDGKRVDIPSYAVKPGQVIGLREKSQNLDIIKEAIEVNNFVPEYISFDADKLEGSYTRYPERSELPAEINEALIVEYYSR; encoded by the coding sequence ATGTCACGTTATACAGATTCCATTTGGAAAAAGTCACGTCGTCTTGGCATTTCTTTAACCGGTACCGGTAAAGAACTTGATAAGCGTCCATATGCTCCTGGTCAGCATGGACCAAACCAACGCAAGAAAATTTCAGAATTCGGTCTGCAACAACAAGAAAAGCAGAAATTGCGCTTTATGTACGGATTGAACGAACGTCAATTCCGTAACCTGTTTAACAAAGCGGGTAAAATGAAAGGTGTTCATGGTGAAAACTTCATGATTCTGCTTGAATCAAGATTGGATAACTTAGTTTATCGACTTGGACTTGCACGTACACGCAGACAATCCCGTCAGCTTGTAAACCATGGACATGTAACTGTAGATGGAAAACGCGTTGACATCCCATCATATGCGGTCAAACCTGGTCAGGTAATCGGACTGCGTGAAAAGTCTCAAAATCTGGACATCATTAAAGAGGCAATCGAGGTAAACAACTTCGTACCAGAATACATTTCATTTGATGCCGACAAACTGGAAGGAAGCTATACACGCTACCCTGAACGTTCCGAACTTCCGGCTGAAATCAACGAAGCGCTTATCGTAGAGTACTACTCACGTTAA
- the refZ gene encoding forespore capture DNA-binding protein RefZ, with the protein MIKYPTKQKVVDAASQLFFQNGFHGTSVRDIADKATVNVSLISYYFKSKQGLLEHAVTHYYEAYLETIEETLKKNESEEPITCLKKMVEAIIQYKQSNHQFSCFIHRELSLDSVFVREMTVTYLAKENYFIKNAFFDALSGSGKSFDRQFLLMQLKGMLITPYILQHEWKNQVIGERSHGIFAQKYIRTIEEWLDYVIKQA; encoded by the coding sequence ATGATAAAATATCCTACAAAACAAAAAGTCGTCGATGCCGCTTCCCAATTATTTTTTCAAAACGGGTTTCATGGAACTTCTGTACGTGATATTGCTGATAAAGCAACTGTAAATGTTTCATTAATAAGTTACTATTTTAAAAGCAAGCAAGGGTTGCTGGAACATGCTGTTACACACTATTATGAAGCATATCTTGAAACAATAGAGGAGACGCTGAAAAAAAACGAATCCGAAGAACCGATAACCTGCCTGAAAAAAATGGTTGAAGCTATTATACAGTACAAGCAAAGCAACCATCAATTTTCATGTTTCATTCACCGGGAACTTTCTCTTGATTCGGTATTTGTACGGGAGATGACAGTGACCTATCTTGCCAAGGAAAATTACTTCATCAAAAATGCATTTTTTGATGCCCTTTCAGGCAGTGGCAAATCGTTTGATCGGCAATTTTTATTGATGCAATTAAAAGGGATGCTGATTACGCCATATATTTTGCAGCATGAATGGAAAAATCAGGTGATTGGGGAAAGATCACATGGCATTTTTGCCCAAAAGTATATTCGAACCATTGAAGAGTGGCTGGATTATGTGATTAAACAAGCATAG
- a CDS encoding STAS/SEC14 domain-containing protein: MLEVNGREQGDVLEVTTEGTATQEDLQKFKDALKSKKMQEEPFNILFVFKNIEGNTAKAMLEAWKVVPYLKSIKKSAIVADESFMGLNENLEKLIPGVEIIQYPMEELESARKWVRA, from the coding sequence ATGCTGGAAGTAAACGGAAGGGAACAAGGAGATGTGTTGGAAGTTACAACTGAGGGTACAGCGACACAAGAGGACTTGCAAAAATTTAAAGACGCTTTGAAATCAAAGAAGATGCAGGAGGAACCGTTTAATATTTTGTTTGTTTTCAAAAATATTGAAGGCAATACCGCAAAAGCAATGTTGGAAGCTTGGAAGGTGGTTCCTTATTTGAAGAGCATTAAAAAGAGTGCCATTGTGGCGGATGAATCGTTTATGGGTCTTAATGAAAATCTTGAAAAGCTCATTCCGGGTGTGGAAATCATTCAGTATCCGATGGAAGAACTCGAATCTGCCAGAAAGTGGGTCCGTGCATAA
- a CDS encoding cysteine desulfurase family protein, with amino-acid sequence MIYLDNSATTKPDKAVLNSYYKAAESFFANPSSIHQLGGKSEALLQKSREQASSLLGVQPEEIVFTSGGTEGNNLAIKGFVYKHRGRGKHIITTEIEHPSVYETCRNLEQDGFSVTYLPVDNNGRISIDTLKKAIRDDTILISIMHVNNELGTIQPVKEIGEIARQYPKLAFHVDHVQGISKVPLQLKDSGIDFCTISGHKIHGLKGTGILYVNQRMKITPLFHGGNQERSLRSGTENLAGAVSMVKALRLIREREGEGVKHLYKLQKKLVNNLKIMDGVVVNTPSAAAPHIMNISVPGIKPEVIIHMLGELEIYISTKSACSSKQSDKSKILSACGLGTDRSTSALRISMSFDTTETEIEQFLQSLEQAIQKFKAVMR; translated from the coding sequence ATGATTTATCTGGATAATAGTGCAACAACGAAACCTGACAAGGCTGTACTGAATAGTTATTATAAGGCCGCGGAAAGTTTTTTTGCCAATCCGTCAAGTATTCATCAACTAGGCGGCAAATCGGAAGCGCTCTTGCAAAAGTCAAGAGAACAGGCATCATCTCTGCTGGGAGTACAGCCTGAGGAAATTGTCTTCACATCAGGGGGAACAGAGGGAAATAACCTTGCCATTAAAGGCTTTGTATATAAACACCGGGGACGCGGTAAACACATTATTACAACTGAAATTGAACATCCGTCTGTTTATGAAACCTGCAGGAATCTGGAACAGGATGGATTCAGTGTGACCTATTTACCTGTAGACAATAATGGAAGGATATCAATCGATACCTTAAAAAAAGCCATTCGGGATGATACGATACTCATTAGTATTATGCATGTAAATAATGAACTTGGCACAATTCAGCCGGTAAAAGAAATTGGTGAAATTGCCAGGCAGTATCCAAAACTTGCTTTTCACGTTGATCATGTTCAGGGAATCAGTAAAGTTCCTTTGCAGCTGAAGGACAGCGGAATTGATTTTTGTACGATTTCAGGTCATAAAATTCATGGACTGAAAGGAACAGGAATTTTATATGTTAACCAGCGAATGAAGATAACTCCTTTATTCCATGGCGGAAATCAGGAGCGTTCGCTGAGATCCGGTACAGAAAATCTTGCAGGTGCTGTGTCCATGGTTAAGGCATTGCGGTTAATTCGGGAGCGTGAAGGTGAAGGAGTCAAGCATTTGTATAAGCTTCAGAAAAAACTGGTCAACAATCTGAAAATAATGGATGGGGTGGTTGTTAATACACCTTCAGCAGCAGCCCCTCATATAATGAATATTTCAGTGCCTGGAATAAAACCTGAAGTTATTATTCATATGCTTGGTGAGCTGGAAATTTATATTTCAACAAAATCAGCTTGTTCTTCCAAACAATCGGATAAAAGCAAAATATTATCTGCATGCGGATTAGGGACAGACCGTTCCACATCAGCATTGCGAATAAGTATGTCTTTTGATACAACTGAAACTGAAATTGAACAATTCCTGCAATCGCTGGAACAAGCAATTCAAAAATTTAAAGCAGTAATGAGGTAG
- the ezrA gene encoding septation ring formation regulator EzrA gives MAYIIGIILIIIALIIAGLILRKRIYDEVDRLEAWKMDIMNRNIASEISRIKNLNLSGETQEKFESWRERWELIVTKELPDIEEYLFDSEAAADRYRFSKAKKMLRKTEEVLQSIEDEIEKMLAELNELMESEESSRKEIEQIQPTIKALRKQLSQNRYQYGNAEEYYDSEIDGMEKQLTQYNELVGSGNYSDARHLVEELKQDLDNLQTQMEDFPALYTACKNDLPQQLNELLNGLKGMKDDGYRVEHFGFEKEIHKYQHRLKDCVSALDQGEEELAKEMKNEIEERMAEMYQLLEKEAVARNYMENKIPVYREELETLENDFLITKEEVDELQKAYYFEDSDMEKYLVLDKAIGQLKKQLHMINDEMEQEMETSHSKLRSELENGFQQVEELQKQHDDFRKQIKNLRKDEVTAKEKLADMKDDLYQINRRLSKSNIPGVPGFIWTLMEDASNKNVRVLDVLDKQPLDITEVQKALSDAESSVNQVAEQTDMVLDQAYLTEQVIQYANRYRSQYPVLSAKLSESERLFRSYEYELALEQAAKAVEEVEPGALKRIEEYQAAN, from the coding sequence ATGGCTTACATCATTGGCATCATACTGATAATTATTGCACTGATTATTGCAGGACTAATACTTAGAAAACGGATTTATGATGAGGTAGACAGGTTGGAAGCCTGGAAAATGGATATTATGAATCGAAACATTGCTTCTGAGATCAGCCGTATTAAAAATTTAAATTTGTCCGGTGAAACACAGGAGAAATTCGAATCCTGGAGAGAGCGCTGGGAACTGATTGTTACGAAAGAGCTGCCCGATATAGAGGAATATTTATTTGATTCCGAAGCAGCAGCGGACAGATATCGATTTTCCAAAGCTAAAAAGATGTTACGTAAAACAGAAGAAGTGCTCCAGTCAATTGAAGATGAAATCGAAAAAATGCTTGCTGAATTGAACGAGTTAATGGAATCTGAGGAATCGAGCCGAAAAGAAATAGAACAAATTCAGCCAACTATAAAAGCTTTACGGAAACAACTTTCCCAAAATCGTTATCAGTACGGAAATGCAGAAGAATATTATGATTCGGAAATTGATGGAATGGAAAAACAACTCACGCAGTACAATGAATTGGTGGGATCAGGGAACTATTCGGATGCACGCCACTTGGTCGAAGAGTTGAAGCAGGATCTTGACAATCTCCAAACGCAAATGGAAGATTTCCCTGCCTTGTACACAGCGTGCAAAAATGATCTTCCTCAACAGTTAAACGAGCTCTTGAACGGATTGAAAGGTATGAAAGATGATGGCTATCGTGTAGAACACTTCGGATTTGAGAAGGAAATACATAAGTATCAGCATCGGTTGAAAGATTGTGTAAGTGCCTTGGATCAGGGAGAAGAAGAACTTGCAAAAGAAATGAAGAATGAGATAGAAGAGCGAATGGCGGAAATGTATCAGCTGCTTGAGAAAGAAGCTGTTGCCCGCAATTATATGGAAAATAAAATTCCGGTATATCGGGAAGAACTGGAAACCCTGGAAAACGATTTTCTGATCACTAAGGAAGAAGTGGACGAGCTGCAGAAAGCATATTATTTCGAGGACAGTGATATGGAAAAGTACCTCGTTCTTGACAAGGCCATTGGGCAGCTGAAAAAACAGCTGCATATGATTAACGATGAAATGGAACAAGAAATGGAAACTTCACATTCCAAACTAAGGTCTGAATTGGAAAATGGCTTTCAGCAGGTAGAAGAGCTTCAAAAACAGCACGATGATTTCAGGAAACAAATTAAAAATCTGCGGAAAGATGAAGTGACGGCGAAAGAAAAACTTGCTGATATGAAGGATGATTTATATCAAATCAATCGCCGTTTAAGTAAGAGCAATATTCCCGGAGTTCCAGGTTTTATTTGGACCCTGATGGAAGATGCATCGAATAAGAATGTCCGGGTATTGGATGTGCTGGACAAACAGCCCCTTGACATCACAGAAGTGCAAAAGGCATTATCAGATGCAGAATCCAGTGTGAATCAAGTAGCGGAACAAACAGATATGGTACTTGATCAAGCTTATTTGACCGAACAGGTAATACAGTATGCAAACAGGTATCGCAGTCAGTACCCTGTATTATCCGCAAAATTATCGGAATCGGAGCGGTTATTTCGTTCATACGAGTATGAACTGGCACTGGAACAAGCTGCAAAGGCCGTTGAAGAAGTGGAACCCGGAGCATTGAAACGGATTGAGGAATACCAAGCAGCAAACTAA
- a CDS encoding YkvI family membrane protein: MSEQTKGKKSFFDGKFGRFILPAIILQSTLIGGGYATGREIVAYGAKFGSLGWIAGLAIFLGFGLMAFLMFEVARIFRAYDYKSMVKNLIGPFWFLFDIIYLLLAVLIISIMAAATGSIVESTLGINYWVGVVGIAVIVGILNLYGERLIERFETYGTIALMLGYIIFGIMVISSTWDEAMQVFANGDTSYVSDFSIWTIIWSGIIYVGYNLAVYPAALFTVKRQKSMKDTIVSGIVAGVLMTLPWFLTYFALMGFYPSEDIFGAEIPWLQMLNGYGTWVVVLFGIVVGWTLIETATGMIHAFIERLDNNLEELGKKKLSKKQSGLVAFITLAASVLLAEVGIMDLVSKGYTALGYGMLIVFGLPLITVGPYKIFKHFKEKKSKVNTVA, translated from the coding sequence ATGAGCGAACAGACAAAGGGTAAAAAGAGTTTCTTTGATGGCAAATTTGGAAGATTCATTTTGCCGGCCATTATCCTCCAATCCACCCTGATTGGAGGAGGGTACGCAACTGGGCGTGAGATTGTTGCATATGGTGCGAAATTTGGTTCACTCGGTTGGATTGCAGGTCTGGCAATCTTTTTAGGATTCGGACTTATGGCATTTCTGATGTTTGAAGTTGCCAGGATTTTTAGGGCGTATGATTATAAGTCGATGGTAAAAAATTTAATTGGTCCATTTTGGTTTTTGTTCGATATTATCTATTTATTACTTGCAGTATTGATTATTTCCATTATGGCTGCGGCTACCGGATCAATCGTAGAAAGCACCCTGGGTATTAATTACTGGGTTGGGGTTGTTGGTATTGCTGTTATTGTCGGCATACTTAACCTGTATGGTGAACGGTTGATTGAACGCTTTGAAACATATGGCACAATCGCATTAATGCTCGGTTATATTATTTTTGGAATTATGGTAATCAGTTCAACCTGGGATGAGGCAATGCAGGTATTTGCGAACGGTGATACCAGTTATGTGAGTGATTTCAGTATCTGGACCATTATTTGGAGCGGAATCATTTACGTTGGTTATAACCTTGCTGTTTATCCTGCTGCGTTATTTACAGTGAAAAGACAAAAGTCAATGAAAGATACAATTGTATCCGGCATTGTTGCCGGTGTATTGATGACCTTGCCGTGGTTCCTCACGTATTTTGCCCTGATGGGATTCTATCCATCTGAAGATATATTTGGAGCAGAAATTCCATGGCTGCAAATGCTGAATGGATATGGAACATGGGTTGTTGTTCTGTTTGGAATTGTTGTCGGCTGGACATTAATTGAAACAGCTACAGGGATGATCCATGCATTTATCGAGAGACTGGATAATAATTTGGAAGAACTCGGGAAAAAGAAACTCTCCAAAAAGCAAAGCGGCCTTGTTGCATTTATAACTCTTGCCGCATCTGTACTTCTGGCGGAGGTTGGAATTATGGATCTTGTATCTAAGGGATATACGGCACTTGGTTATGGAATGCTGATTGTTTTTGGATTGCCTTTAATAACAGTTGGTCCATATAAAATTTTTAAACACTTTAAGGAAAAGAAAAGTAAAGTCAATACGGTAGCATAA
- a CDS encoding DUF2953 domain-containing protein, with product MEIKVYFYGIRLLGKTLDLSEPKTMDMSIRQSIELFQTTGSNLLHKLNVYHELTVMLLKRLYFRKLLWETGVGTGKADSTGFATGGIWTCKGLLAGYLTDKSNFKERPHIQVIPYFNRAYFQSEMECIVSIRIGQAMYALLKVVRKIPVKKEAVI from the coding sequence TTGGAAATAAAGGTCTATTTTTACGGAATCAGATTGTTGGGAAAAACATTGGATCTATCGGAACCAAAAACCATGGACATGTCCATCAGACAAAGTATTGAGCTGTTCCAAACTACCGGCAGTAATTTATTACATAAATTAAATGTATATCATGAGTTGACCGTGATGTTGTTAAAAAGATTATACTTTCGTAAATTATTATGGGAAACGGGGGTTGGAACCGGAAAGGCGGATAGCACCGGTTTTGCGACAGGTGGAATTTGGACTTGTAAAGGGTTGCTTGCAGGCTATCTTACGGATAAAAGTAATTTTAAGGAGCGGCCGCATATACAAGTCATCCCTTATTTTAACAGGGCATATTTTCAGTCGGAAATGGAGTGCATTGTTTCCATAAGAATCGGGCAAGCTATGTACGCACTTCTTAAAGTGGTACGGAAAATACCGGTTAAAAAAGAAGCAGTTATATAA